The Patescibacteria group bacterium genomic interval CCTCAATCCGGACGTTTCCGTCAATTTTATCAAGCCGGTTACGAAGCGATTGGTGAAGACGGTCCAGCCTTAGATTCTCAGTTGATTTTGATGGGTTATAATTTACTTAATGATTTGGGCATTGAGGCTGTTATTCAGGTTAATTCCATTGGTTGTCCAGATTGTCGTGAAGAATATAAGAAGGCCTTGGTGAAATATTATCGCCAACATGCTAAGGATTTGTGCGAGAATTGCGAATCGCGTTTAGTTAAAAACCCCTTGCGCTTGCTTGACTGCAAAGAGCCGGGTTGCCAAGAGCTTAAGGCTGACGTGCCTCAAATATTGGATTATCTGGACGATGGATGCAAGAAGCATTTTATGAAGGTTTTGGAATATTTGGATGAACTCGATTTGCCTTATACCCTTAATCCCTGGATCGTGCGCGGTTTGGATTATTATAATCGGACGATTTTTGAATATTGGTCAGTTGATGATCCTGAAGGTAAGAACGCTTTGGGTGGCGGCGGGCGTTATGATGGCTTAGTGGAATTGATGGGCGGACGAGAAAACACCCCGGCTTGCGGTTTATCGATCGGCATGGATCGCGTGATAGCAAAATTGCGCGAGAAGAATCTAGATGTGGCCGAATCTTACCAGCCCGATGTGTTTATTGCCCAATTAGGAGAAAATGCCAAGAAAAAAGCTATTGTTTTGTATGAATCTTTACGCCATAAATTTAAACTGTCCCAGGCTTTCTATAAAGACGGCTTAAAAGCTCAACTTGAACAAGCCGGCAGATTGAAAATCAAGTATTGCTTGATTTTAGGGCAGAAAGAAGTTAGTGACGGCACGATTATGTTTCGCGATATGAATGGCGGTGTGCAAGAGATTGTTGATTTTAATAAAATCGAAACTGAATTGACTAAGCGATTGGAGAAATATAGTGGTGATGAAGGAGTAGCAGTAATTGATACAGAAGAGACCAAGGCCGCCCTATCTCATAAGCGTTTCAAACATGATTATGGCGAAAGAGAAGCGGAAAATGATTTAAACGCGATGGATGAACCGGCCGAAGCCGCTGTTGAAGAGAGTACGGCAGACTCAAGCGGGGAGGATTACTAGGATAAGCTAAAATTGAAAAGCATTAAATGAAAATTTTCATTTTGAGCTTTCAACTTTTATATAATAATTAACCAAAAGAAAGAGAGGTGAAAAATTGTGGCAGAAGTAAAAAGAAAGAAGGGCGAGAGTTTTGAGGCGTTAGTGCGCCGATTTTCCAAAAAAGTTCAGCAGAGCGGCCGGATTTTGCAAGCCAAAAAAATTCGTTTTCATAAACCGAAAAAGAATAAAACCGCCGTCAGATCAGCCGCTGCCCGCCGAGAAGAGATTACCGTCAAGCGCGAATATTTGAAAAAAATAGGCAAGCTGGTGGAAGAACCGACTCGTGGCGGATATAAGAGATAATTGTTTAAGGCCTTTAGGCCGCTTTCCAAGCTGTTTGATCAGGTTGGAAAGAGCGTGAAGGAACTTATTTATAAGTTAAAATCCACAAAGTCCCAAACTGATAATTTCTAAATTTATAGGTTTTAAACTTTATAGATCTCAGGACTAAAATTATATGTTAGATCAACAAATCAGCGAGGCGTTTATGACTGCCTACAAAGCTAAGGATGAAGCCGTTGTCTCCACTTTACGTTTGCTTAAATCCGCTATTGCCAATAAAAAAATAGAAAAACTGATGCCTAAGGAAGAATTACTTCCTGATGAAGATGTTCTGGCGGTTTTAAAATCGGAAGTTAAAAAGCGCCTGGATTCCATTGTTTCTTATAAACAAGCGAATCGTGAGGAGTTGGCCGCCAAAGAACAGGTAGAGATTGATTTAATAGCGAAATTTCTGCCGGAACAAATGTCAGAGGAAAAAGTCAGAGAATTGGCGGTTAAGATTGTAACTGAGCAAGGCCATCCAGGCATGGCCGGTTTTGGCAAGGTTATGGGATTGGTCATGGCCGCTACTAAAGGCGCCGCTGACGGTACCGTAGTTAGTAAAATTGTTAAGGAAGAGTTAGGTAAATAGTTTGATCATTTTGGAAGGTGATAAATAATCGGACTTGATCCGAGTATAAATAGTAACTATGTCAAAAGCTTTTGTCCCCATGCAAAAGTTCTCTCGATCAAATTCCGCCTGGGGCGGAAATTTAAAGTCGTTTTTGATCG includes:
- a CDS encoding GatB/YqeY domain-containing protein, with product MLDQQISEAFMTAYKAKDEAVVSTLRLLKSAIANKKIEKLMPKEELLPDEDVLAVLKSEVKKRLDSIVSYKQANREELAAKEQVEIDLIAKFLPEQMSEEKVRELAVKIVTEQGHPGMAGFGKVMGLVMAATKGAADGTVVSKIVKEELGK
- a CDS encoding 30S ribosomal protein S21, coding for MAEVKRKKGESFEALVRRFSKKVQQSGRILQAKKIRFHKPKKNKTAVRSAAARREEITVKREYLKKIGKLVEEPTRGGYKR
- the hisS gene encoding histidine--tRNA ligase codes for the protein MHRTKKVDKELADKPRKKRSREFITVTGMRDVLPQDHKYWQLAENVAVKIANDYGYGMIETPILEYTDVFARGIGKQTDIVEKEMFSFIDQGGDNLVLRPEGTASVARAFIQHGLLNQPQPVKFFYYGPMFRHEKPQSGRFRQFYQAGYEAIGEDGPALDSQLILMGYNLLNDLGIEAVIQVNSIGCPDCREEYKKALVKYYRQHAKDLCENCESRLVKNPLRLLDCKEPGCQELKADVPQILDYLDDGCKKHFMKVLEYLDELDLPYTLNPWIVRGLDYYNRTIFEYWSVDDPEGKNALGGGGRYDGLVELMGGRENTPACGLSIGMDRVIAKLREKNLDVAESYQPDVFIAQLGENAKKKAIVLYESLRHKFKLSQAFYKDGLKAQLEQAGRLKIKYCLILGQKEVSDGTIMFRDMNGGVQEIVDFNKIETELTKRLEKYSGDEGVAVIDTEETKAALSHKRFKHDYGEREAENDLNAMDEPAEAAVEESTADSSGEDY